From a region of the Archangium lipolyticum genome:
- a CDS encoding carbohydrate binding domain-containing protein, translating to MGVIAGVGCAVATSEDAVESAESAGYEASLESYGSKTLTIGGQTFGLTWEDDFGGDLNKGQPKSYLNTQYWTKENLGVNFEQQAYTNRECPNNPNNWNYCVENGKLTLLARQEPLDCVVWQQCTTSSQCGTNGTCAATGYCVYDQNRNGVFDHEECAPFNGTANAPVNGTKYTSGRIKSDEKVEYRYGYIEFRARMPFADLPAGATPPNGMWPAIWMLGANGAITNGGRDDSAGWPMNGEIDIMEYTQIKENKALYPSNEAMGYNVLWREFPEAGELAANPGGWEPNACSSWPNNGDAKCDGDVGGARATWGGKTIDYHQWHTWGFLWDESGFKIYIDNMPQNGGQPVGVFSTGDGATEFRQPMYLILNNAVGGELGCLGWKDRACTSSAQCANGAACVSGKCQETAGSCVNIDWAAHGDKAKLEVDYIRWYHRNSGYAQAPRAACQDIDNNGVPDNLIRNCGFNEDFTYHRSDLFFDGGAGLTEVINEGGTRGFVQWVRVDNGGWANHSVQVRQEGFQLQAGTSYKWKVDLKSNAARTVPIKIVQAHDPWTAIASFNCNVGTSWTTCTGPNFTASATDTYKFEISLGGSAYTGAQLYLDDMYIGTTANACQPDCTGKLCGSDGCGGTCGACRTGTTCGSWGQCVASGGTCTPSCSGKVCGSDGCGGTCGTCATGTTCNSSGQCVSSCVPSCSGKVCGSNGCGGTCGTCATGSTCNSSGQCVGTVTPRRLEAESATLTGCFAEAGGDSGGKVVAFEGNDTICWSNVNMSGITSATAHVGAPYTGGQAQLKFNGSVIGSFTLSTSTGGWSSPSLTNLTTSVSSSGTGTLCLVGVTHPNGWVFSVDYLDLK from the coding sequence GTGGGCGTCATCGCGGGAGTGGGTTGCGCGGTGGCGACCAGCGAGGACGCCGTGGAGTCGGCGGAGTCCGCCGGGTACGAGGCGTCACTGGAGTCCTACGGCTCCAAGACGCTCACCATCGGGGGACAGACGTTTGGATTGACGTGGGAGGATGACTTTGGCGGTGACCTGAACAAGGGCCAGCCCAAGTCCTATCTCAACACCCAGTACTGGACGAAGGAGAACCTGGGCGTCAACTTCGAGCAGCAGGCCTATACGAACCGGGAGTGTCCCAACAATCCCAACAACTGGAACTACTGTGTCGAGAACGGCAAGCTGACGCTGCTGGCGAGACAGGAGCCGTTGGACTGTGTGGTCTGGCAGCAGTGCACCACCTCCAGCCAATGCGGCACCAACGGCACGTGCGCGGCCACGGGCTACTGCGTGTATGACCAGAACCGCAACGGTGTCTTCGATCACGAGGAGTGCGCGCCGTTCAATGGCACGGCGAACGCGCCGGTGAACGGGACGAAGTACACCTCGGGCCGCATCAAGAGCGACGAGAAGGTCGAGTACCGTTACGGCTACATCGAGTTCCGCGCGCGCATGCCCTTCGCGGATCTGCCCGCCGGGGCCACGCCGCCCAATGGCATGTGGCCCGCCATCTGGATGCTCGGCGCCAACGGAGCCATCACCAACGGTGGCCGCGATGACAGCGCCGGCTGGCCCATGAATGGCGAGATCGACATCATGGAGTACACGCAGATCAAGGAGAACAAGGCCCTTTATCCGTCCAACGAGGCCATGGGCTACAACGTGCTGTGGCGCGAGTTCCCCGAGGCGGGCGAGCTGGCGGCCAACCCCGGTGGATGGGAGCCCAACGCGTGCAGCTCCTGGCCCAACAACGGTGACGCGAAGTGTGACGGGGACGTGGGCGGTGCGCGGGCCACCTGGGGCGGCAAGACGATTGACTACCACCAGTGGCACACGTGGGGCTTTCTCTGGGATGAAAGCGGTTTCAAGATCTACATCGACAACATGCCGCAGAACGGCGGCCAGCCCGTGGGCGTCTTCTCCACGGGTGACGGCGCGACCGAGTTCCGTCAGCCGATGTACCTCATCCTCAACAACGCGGTGGGCGGCGAGCTGGGCTGCCTGGGGTGGAAGGACCGCGCCTGCACCTCCAGCGCGCAGTGCGCCAATGGCGCGGCGTGCGTGAGCGGCAAGTGCCAGGAGACGGCGGGCTCGTGCGTCAACATCGACTGGGCGGCCCATGGTGACAAGGCCAAGCTCGAGGTGGACTACATCCGCTGGTACCACCGCAACTCGGGCTATGCGCAGGCGCCCCGGGCCGCGTGCCAGGACATCGACAACAACGGCGTGCCCGACAACCTCATCCGCAACTGCGGCTTCAACGAGGACTTCACCTACCACCGCAGCGACCTGTTCTTCGACGGTGGCGCGGGCCTCACCGAGGTCATCAACGAGGGCGGTACGCGCGGCTTCGTGCAGTGGGTGCGCGTGGACAACGGCGGCTGGGCGAACCACAGCGTGCAGGTGCGTCAGGAGGGCTTCCAGCTTCAGGCCGGTACCTCGTACAAGTGGAAGGTGGACCTGAAGTCGAACGCGGCGCGCACGGTGCCCATCAAGATCGTCCAGGCGCACGATCCGTGGACGGCCATCGCCTCCTTCAACTGCAACGTGGGCACCTCGTGGACCACGTGCACCGGGCCCAACTTCACCGCGTCCGCCACGGACACCTACAAGTTCGAGATCTCCCTGGGCGGCTCCGCCTACACCGGCGCGCAGCTCTACCTGGATGACATGTACATCGGCACCACGGCCAACGCCTGCCAGCCGGACTGCACGGGCAAGCTGTGTGGCAGTGACGGCTGCGGTGGCACCTGCGGCGCGTGCCGCACCGGAACGACCTGCGGCAGCTGGGGCCAGTGCGTGGCGTCCGGCGGCACCTGCACGCCCTCGTGCTCGGGCAAGGTGTGCGGCAGCGATGGCTGCGGTGGCACCTGCGGCACCTGCGCCACGGGGACCACGTGCAACAGCTCGGGCCAGTGCGTCAGCTCCTGCGTACCCTCGTGCTCGGGCAAGGTGTGCGGTAGCAATGGCTGCGGCGGCACCTGCGGCACCTGCGCCACGGGCTCGACGTGCAACAGCTCGGGCCAGTGCGTCGGCACGGTCACGCCCCGGCGTCTGGAGGCGGAGAGCGCCACGCTGACGGGCTGCTTCGCCGAGGCCGGCGGTGACAGCGGTGGCAAGGTCGTCGCCTTCGAGGGCAATGACACCATCTGCTGGAGCAACGTGAACATGTCGGGCATCACCTCCGCGACGGCTCACGTGGGCGCGCCGTACACCGGTGGCCAGGCACAGCTGAAGTTCAATGGTTCCGTCATCGGCTCGTTCACGCTGAGCACGTCGACTGGCGGTTGGAGCAGCCCGAGCCTGACGAACCTCACCACGTCGGTCTCCTCGAGTGGCACGGGCACGCTCTGCCTCGTGGGGGTGACGCACCCGAACGGCTGGGTGTTCTCGGTCGACTACCTCGACCTGAAGTAG
- a CDS encoding N-acetylmuramoyl-L-alanine amidase, with translation MKNRPGIFLLTASLALAQACGANEQQVSAVPAAEVDLKGAETSAREDASFDELFRVAGSEFNVPPALLKSISFVQTRYQMVEGAEEFEGRPAVHGMMGLSGALLEEGAKLAGVTVEQARRDARSNIRAAAALLSHRADALRLDRTRASQWAPAVAEVSGIQDEEGRRSFVQDEVFRVARLGLGTLSKEWAASGQGLTAEEGRVEQSLAVAPDYAGAVWRPSPNYNARPLAPRMVIIHTCESGYSGCWSWLTNSSSQVSAHYVVREDGGEISQLVRDASRAWHIGATYQCSNNSNMECGLNGRSSNDFTIGIEHGGYASQTTWPVAQIDASARLLCDMTRDNRIPLDRYHVVGHGQLQPYNRTDPGANWPWTDYLNRAKAHCGTGCVVGGAILTRYNQLGGAGGILGGCRTNELTTPDGIGRYNHFQNGSIYWTPDTGAWEIHGLIRAKWESMGWETSVLGYPITGEMATPDTIGRYNHFRKGTQLGSIYWTPDTGAHAIHGLIRARWEALDWEKGVLGYPITDEMVTPDGVGRYNHFRKGNIEGSIYWTPTTGAWEVHGLIRDKWASLGWERSALGYPVSDEYAVTGGRESEFQKGYITYNASTGALTVRMK, from the coding sequence ATGAAGAACAGGCCTGGAATTTTCCTGCTCACCGCCTCGCTGGCATTGGCGCAGGCGTGCGGCGCGAACGAGCAGCAGGTATCCGCCGTCCCCGCCGCCGAGGTGGATCTGAAGGGGGCGGAGACCTCCGCACGCGAGGATGCGTCGTTCGACGAGCTCTTCAGGGTCGCGGGCAGCGAGTTCAACGTGCCGCCCGCGCTTCTCAAGTCCATCTCGTTCGTGCAGACGCGCTACCAGATGGTGGAGGGTGCCGAGGAGTTCGAGGGACGTCCGGCCGTCCATGGAATGATGGGGCTCTCGGGGGCGCTGCTCGAGGAGGGCGCGAAGCTGGCCGGCGTCACGGTGGAGCAGGCCAGGAGGGACGCGCGCTCCAACATCCGGGCGGCGGCGGCGCTGCTGTCGCACCGCGCGGATGCGCTCCGGCTCGACCGGACGCGGGCGAGCCAGTGGGCGCCGGCGGTGGCCGAGGTGTCCGGCATCCAGGATGAGGAGGGCCGTCGCAGCTTCGTCCAGGACGAAGTCTTCCGGGTGGCCCGCCTGGGGCTGGGGACGCTGTCGAAGGAGTGGGCCGCGAGCGGGCAGGGACTGACCGCGGAGGAGGGGAGGGTGGAGCAGTCGCTCGCCGTCGCTCCGGACTACGCGGGAGCCGTGTGGAGGCCGTCGCCCAACTACAACGCCCGTCCCCTGGCTCCGCGCATGGTGATCATCCACACCTGTGAGAGCGGCTACTCGGGGTGCTGGAGCTGGCTGACCAACAGCAGCTCGCAGGTGAGCGCACACTACGTGGTGCGGGAGGATGGTGGGGAGATCAGCCAGCTGGTGCGGGATGCGAGCCGGGCCTGGCACATCGGCGCCACCTACCAGTGCAGCAACAACAGCAACATGGAGTGCGGGCTGAACGGGCGGAGCTCCAATGACTTCACCATCGGCATCGAGCACGGAGGGTATGCGTCGCAGACGACCTGGCCGGTGGCGCAGATCGACGCCTCGGCCCGGCTGCTGTGCGACATGACGCGTGACAACAGGATTCCCCTGGATCGCTACCACGTGGTGGGGCACGGCCAACTGCAGCCGTACAACCGCACGGATCCCGGAGCCAACTGGCCCTGGACGGACTACCTCAACCGGGCCAAGGCTCACTGCGGCACCGGGTGCGTGGTGGGTGGGGCGATCCTGACGCGTTACAACCAGTTGGGCGGAGCCGGGGGCATCCTCGGGGGGTGCAGGACCAACGAGCTGACGACGCCGGACGGGATCGGCCGCTACAACCACTTCCAGAATGGCAGCATCTACTGGACCCCGGACACGGGCGCCTGGGAGATCCACGGCCTCATTCGTGCCAAGTGGGAGTCCATGGGCTGGGAGACGAGCGTGCTGGGCTACCCGATCACGGGTGAGATGGCCACGCCCGACACCATCGGCCGCTACAACCACTTCCGCAAGGGCACGCAGCTGGGCAGCATCTATTGGACCCCGGACACGGGCGCCCATGCGATTCACGGCCTCATCCGCGCCAGGTGGGAGGCGTTGGACTGGGAGAAGGGTGTGCTGGGCTACCCCATCACCGATGAGATGGTGACGCCGGATGGAGTGGGCCGCTACAACCACTTCCGCAAGGGCAACATCGAGGGCAGCATCTACTGGACGCCGACCACGGGCGCTTGGGAAGTGCACGGCCTCATCCGCGACAAGTGGGCCTCGCTGGGCTGGGAGAGGAGCGCGCTGGGCTACCCGGTGTCCGACGAGTATGCCGTCACCGGTGGCCGCGAGAGCGAGTTCCAGAAGGGCTACATCACGTACAACGCCTCCACGGGTGCTCTGACGGTGCGGATGAAGTAG
- a CDS encoding discoidin domain-containing protein, with translation MNPLNSLLHGARSAWTRWASACAGLVLVGMTAAWPIAAHAQIANLARGKPVTVSSSDGVFTGPSAVDGDPGTRWSSGFSDNEWISIDLGSTVAISRVVLYWETAYGKNYKIETSNDGTNWTTLSTVTNGDGGTDDLTVSGSGRYIRMLGQLRAIGYGYSLWEFEVYSGSSSTSTDLARGRSATATSIENNDPNLGPSFAFDGNPNTRWSSAAGVDPQSIRVDLGSSQALGKVVLDWEGAYGKAYTVDGSNDDATWTTLATITDGAVGRREIAVSGTYRYVRMRGTARGTGYGYSLWSFEVYKPGDTTPPPTQTTNQTVKLVFPDLAYAKVSISPTPLAVSPIPEEGLATPSVRNPARVVTYLVTFPPNTTVTMSKNQFSPTQPNTDIRLVLTDSSGNTQRAQSVTGLAVQDAVWQVEIYSTGSTDPGGGGPIIPDPYVKVPPPATAGAFAVIAPANGAMITNTRRPTFQWAAVTGATNYKLFVNITRNDYDWNAPGALINRFSEVGSTTGTSFTLNQDLVDRWTYKWYVVATLASGSTSRSDLRTFSVYLPVVETVADGVPLINGMRDLNKNGTIEPYEDWHNPIATRVNDLMSRMTRHQKVMQLFFNAKEYPDAGFTMGPLAPEDIVAFQKASAATPLGIPYIDAGDSIHGFKTSWPTQPGLVATRDPQLAYEMGDIQRREQLAVGSRGTLSPLAEVGTKILYPRIQEGSGEDADVAAAFSRALIAGLQGGPEVNPHSIWVTTKHWPSQGAGGEGGITYDGTTIHYHMRPWHAALEAGTSGIMPGYAGSKLLAPGQWGAGDSPGIINYLRQNMGYTGVICTDWLPAGDPWVRSLMAGSDVMGGADPGQMGDFESRVTDARVDESARRVLELKFRLGLFEDPYRKGLAGTSEWHTADNKKAARLAAQESMTLLKNDGALPLRMGAGSSIVVAGPRADDPSCMVTWRSDFHNTEFGALTIYQAIKQRAEAAGITVYKDAAPAGVTPSAAIVVVGESYFTHGTAWDKEKPYIPGDPAGPPHTAFSRPDEPRDHYGIITSFKSKNIPTTTVVVLPRPYILTNVAPQSNALVVVYRPGDLGGPALADVLFGDVLPRGRLPWDLPRSLDQIGTDVETDQKERWDLPFDLGATEAERTAIRDRIAKGLPVQPIYGNPFYRYGDGIQGFGLSDSTPPTAFTLQTPANGTTITGTRPPFSWTASSDAQTGIQYYELFIDGQAVLGGRTKATSLALEGLKLSNGQHTWYVKATNWANGVTTSATSTFTLSDTTPPAAFSALLPAAGSTVPGTSTQFIWERTNDVGAGVAQYILTVDGTDRTPAITAGAYTAPTVNLARGRNVSATSNEFGSANDAVDGNTTTRWSSRADTASPDTESITVDLGAVYSIKRVVLNWEAAYGSQYVVEASLDGTTWKPLYTESAGNGGIDDLSNLSGVGQFVRMRGVKRFTQYGYSLWEFEVYGLATHQTSLTGLAAGSHTWRVRAVDGANNSTQSNGPISFTK, from the coding sequence ATGAACCCTCTCAATTCACTCCTCCACGGCGCGCGCAGCGCCTGGACACGGTGGGCGTCTGCCTGCGCGGGCCTCGTGCTCGTGGGTATGACGGCCGCCTGGCCCATCGCCGCGCACGCTCAAATCGCCAACCTCGCCCGAGGCAAGCCCGTCACGGTGTCTTCGTCGGATGGCGTGTTCACGGGCCCCTCCGCCGTCGACGGCGATCCCGGGACCCGCTGGAGCAGCGGCTTCAGCGACAACGAATGGATCTCCATCGACCTCGGGTCGACCGTGGCGATCAGCCGCGTGGTCCTCTACTGGGAGACCGCCTACGGCAAGAACTACAAGATCGAGACTTCCAACGACGGGACGAATTGGACGACCCTGAGCACCGTCACCAACGGTGACGGTGGCACCGATGACCTGACCGTGTCCGGCTCGGGCCGTTACATCCGGATGCTCGGACAGCTCCGGGCCATTGGCTACGGGTATTCGCTGTGGGAGTTCGAGGTGTACAGCGGGAGCTCGTCGACGAGCACGGACCTCGCCCGGGGCCGTTCCGCCACGGCCACGAGCATCGAGAACAACGATCCCAACCTCGGGCCTTCCTTCGCTTTCGATGGCAACCCCAACACGCGCTGGTCCTCCGCCGCGGGGGTGGACCCCCAGTCGATCCGTGTCGACCTGGGCTCGTCCCAGGCCCTGGGCAAGGTGGTGCTCGACTGGGAAGGCGCCTATGGCAAGGCGTACACCGTCGACGGCTCCAACGATGACGCCACCTGGACGACCCTGGCCACCATCACCGATGGCGCGGTGGGCCGCCGGGAGATCGCCGTGTCGGGCACGTACCGCTACGTGCGCATGCGCGGTACCGCGCGCGGCACGGGCTATGGCTACTCGCTCTGGTCGTTCGAGGTCTACAAGCCCGGTGACACCACGCCGCCTCCGACCCAGACGACCAACCAGACCGTCAAGCTGGTCTTCCCCGATCTGGCCTACGCGAAGGTGAGCATCTCGCCCACGCCGCTGGCCGTGTCTCCCATCCCGGAAGAGGGCCTCGCGACGCCTTCCGTGCGCAACCCGGCCAGGGTGGTCACCTACCTGGTGACCTTCCCGCCCAACACCACGGTGACGATGTCCAAGAACCAGTTCTCGCCCACCCAGCCCAACACCGACATCCGCCTGGTGCTCACGGACTCCTCGGGCAACACGCAGCGCGCGCAGTCCGTCACCGGGCTCGCGGTGCAGGACGCGGTGTGGCAGGTGGAGATCTACAGCACGGGCTCCACGGATCCCGGCGGCGGTGGTCCCATCATCCCCGACCCCTACGTGAAGGTGCCTCCTCCGGCGACGGCCGGTGCGTTCGCGGTGATCGCCCCCGCCAATGGCGCGATGATCACCAACACCCGCCGCCCCACGTTCCAGTGGGCCGCCGTCACCGGCGCCACCAACTACAAGCTCTTCGTCAACATCACCCGCAATGACTACGACTGGAATGCGCCCGGAGCCCTGATCAACCGCTTCTCCGAGGTGGGCTCCACCACGGGGACCTCGTTCACCCTCAACCAGGACCTGGTCGATCGCTGGACCTACAAGTGGTACGTCGTCGCCACGCTCGCGAGCGGAAGCACCAGCCGCTCGGACCTGCGCACCTTCAGCGTCTACCTCCCGGTGGTGGAGACCGTCGCGGATGGCGTGCCGCTCATCAACGGGATGCGCGACCTGAACAAGAACGGCACCATCGAGCCGTACGAGGACTGGCACAACCCCATCGCCACGCGCGTCAACGATCTGATGAGCCGGATGACGCGGCACCAGAAGGTGATGCAGCTGTTCTTCAATGCCAAGGAGTACCCCGACGCGGGCTTCACCATGGGGCCGCTGGCGCCGGAGGACATCGTCGCCTTCCAGAAGGCCTCCGCGGCCACGCCCCTGGGCATCCCCTACATCGACGCGGGTGACTCCATTCACGGCTTCAAGACGAGCTGGCCCACCCAGCCCGGTCTGGTCGCCACGCGTGACCCGCAGCTCGCCTACGAGATGGGCGACATCCAGCGGCGCGAGCAGCTGGCCGTGGGCAGCCGCGGCACCCTGTCGCCCCTGGCCGAGGTGGGCACGAAGATCCTCTACCCGCGCATCCAGGAGGGCAGTGGCGAGGACGCGGACGTGGCGGCCGCCTTCTCGCGCGCGCTCATCGCTGGTTTGCAGGGAGGCCCCGAGGTGAACCCCCACTCCATTTGGGTCACCACCAAGCACTGGCCGAGCCAGGGCGCCGGTGGCGAGGGCGGCATCACCTACGACGGCACCACCATCCACTACCACATGCGTCCGTGGCACGCGGCCCTCGAGGCTGGCACCAGCGGCATCATGCCCGGCTACGCCGGCAGCAAGCTGCTGGCTCCGGGCCAGTGGGGCGCGGGTGACAGCCCGGGCATCATCAACTACCTGCGCCAGAACATGGGTTACACCGGCGTCATCTGCACGGACTGGCTGCCGGCGGGCGATCCCTGGGTCCGCTCGCTCATGGCGGGCTCCGACGTGATGGGCGGTGCCGATCCCGGGCAGATGGGCGACTTCGAGAGCCGGGTCACCGATGCCCGTGTCGACGAGTCCGCCCGCCGCGTCCTCGAGCTGAAGTTCCGGCTCGGCTTGTTCGAGGACCCCTACCGCAAGGGGCTCGCGGGAACCTCCGAGTGGCACACGGCCGACAACAAGAAGGCGGCCCGTCTGGCCGCCCAGGAGTCGATGACCCTGCTCAAGAACGACGGCGCCCTGCCGCTGCGCATGGGCGCGGGCTCCTCGATCGTCGTCGCCGGTCCGCGCGCCGACGACCCGTCCTGCATGGTCACCTGGCGCTCGGACTTCCACAACACGGAGTTCGGGGCCCTGACCATCTACCAGGCCATCAAGCAGCGCGCCGAGGCGGCGGGCATCACGGTGTACAAGGACGCGGCGCCCGCGGGAGTCACCCCCAGCGCGGCCATCGTGGTGGTGGGCGAGAGCTACTTCACGCACGGCACCGCATGGGACAAGGAGAAGCCCTACATCCCCGGTGACCCGGCCGGTCCCCCTCACACCGCCTTCTCGAGGCCGGACGAGCCCCGAGATCACTACGGCATCATCACCAGCTTCAAGTCGAAGAACATCCCGACGACCACGGTGGTGGTCCTGCCGCGGCCCTACATCCTCACCAACGTGGCGCCGCAGAGCAACGCGCTGGTGGTCGTCTACCGGCCCGGAGACCTGGGTGGCCCGGCGCTGGCGGACGTGCTGTTCGGTGACGTGCTGCCCCGTGGCCGGCTGCCGTGGGATCTGCCGCGCTCGCTGGATCAGATCGGCACCGATGTGGAGACCGACCAGAAGGAGCGCTGGGACCTGCCGTTCGACCTGGGGGCCACCGAGGCCGAGCGCACCGCCATCCGCGACCGGATCGCCAAGGGTCTGCCCGTGCAGCCCATCTATGGCAATCCGTTCTACCGCTACGGCGATGGCATCCAGGGCTTCGGTCTGTCCGACTCCACGCCGCCCACCGCGTTCACCCTCCAGACGCCCGCGAACGGAACCACCATCACCGGCACGCGGCCTCCGTTCTCGTGGACGGCGAGCAGCGATGCGCAGACGGGCATTCAGTACTACGAACTCTTCATCGACGGTCAGGCCGTGCTGGGGGGCAGGACGAAGGCCACCTCCCTCGCGCTCGAGGGACTCAAGCTCTCCAACGGCCAGCACACCTGGTACGTGAAGGCCACCAACTGGGCCAACGGGGTCACCACCTCTGCCACGTCCACGTTCACCCTCAGCGACACCACGCCGCCCGCGGCCTTCTCCGCGCTCCTTCCGGCGGCGGGCTCGACGGTTCCCGGGACCTCGACGCAGTTCATCTGGGAGCGGACGAACGACGTGGGGGCGGGCGTCGCCCAGTACATCCTCACCGTGGACGGCACGGACCGTACTCCCGCCATCACGGCCGGTGCCTACACGGCCCCAACCGTCAACCTGGCGCGCGGCCGCAATGTGTCCGCCACGTCCAATGAGTTCGGCAGCGCCAACGACGCGGTGGATGGCAACACCACCACGCGCTGGTCCAGCCGCGCGGACACCGCCAGCCCGGATACCGAGTCGATCACCGTCGATCTCGGCGCCGTCTATTCGATCAAGCGCGTGGTGCTCAATTGGGAGGCCGCATACGGCAGCCAGTACGTGGTGGAGGCCTCGCTCGATGGCACCACCTGGAAGCCGCTCTACACGGAGAGCGCCGGCAACGGCGGCATCGACGACCTCTCCAACCTGAGTGGGGTGGGCCAGTTCGTGCGGATGCGCGGCGTGAAGCGTTTCACGCAGTATGGCTACTCGCTGTGGGAGTTCGAGGTGTACGGTCTGGCCACGCATCAGACCTCGCTGACCGGGCTGGCGGCCGGAAGCCACACCTGGCGCGTGCGCGCCGTGGATGGTGCGAACAACAGCACGCAGTCCAACGGCCCCATCTCGTTCACGAAATAG